CTGTTATTTCCTGGGCAATAATGCTGAACAAGTATTTTTTTACAAACAGTTACAGGTCTGCCATAACAAAATTCCTGGCGACATTATCGAACCAGTCGGACATTAAATACATCGAGGACAGCTGTACTCCGTTTACCAAGGGTATTGCCAAAACAATCCCCATAATACTGATCAAGCTGATACGTTCATATAATCAGGGAAGACATCTCATATCACCCGAAACCATTGTCAGCAATGCGGTGACGCATGAGGTCAACAGGCTCCAGAAATGGATGGCTGTCCTTGCGACAACTGCCAATATAAGTCCGCTCCTCGGTCTTTTGGGAACCGTGTGGGGCATCATGGGTTCTTTTCTCAACATAAGCCAGTCGGGAAACGCTACAATCGCGACGGTAGCTCCGGGAATCGCCGAAGCGCTCATGACAACCATCGCCGGGCTCTGTGTGGCTATTCCTGCCATGGCCGGACACAATTTCCTTTCCACCGGTATTAATGCCTGTCTCGACAGTCTCGAAAAGATCGGAGAGTTTTCGATCAAACTGTTCACAAACGGAGGCAACGAATGATTCCGCGAATGCCGATCAAAGCCGATGTCTCCTTCGTCAATCTGATTGATGTTACTCTTGTGCTTTTAATTATATTTATGATTACAGCTCCCGCCATGCACCAGTTCCTCGATGTGGAACTACCGGCTGGGAAAGCATCGAAGGCCAATATATCGGAAGGAATTGTCGTTTCCATCACTAAGGACGGAACGGTATTTATCGACAGGGAGAAAACAAAAACCCAGAACTTTCGAAACAGTTTCAGTGAAATCTGGAAGAAACGGTCCGGTGAGCCGGTGTTTATCAATGCGGACCGTGAGGTTCCCTACGGGTCTGTTATCGATATCCTCGGATACGTTAAAGAAGTAGGAGGCGAGAATGTCGGGCTTGTCGTCGAGGAACCGAAAAAGAGCGCAGAGAAATAACCGCGTGTCTGCGAGGTAGGTATGCTGCGGGACATGCTCGTTTCGATAACGGGTCATATTGTGGTTTTCGGAGGAGTCATTATCTCATCCATGTTTCATATCTCATCAACTCCTCCTTCATTTACCGTTCACCAGATATCGACGGTGTCACCGCAGCAGATTCAGCAGCTGCTCGCAAAATCAGCGCCGAAGGCGGAGACAAAGTCAATTGTACCGCAGG
This genomic window from bacterium contains:
- a CDS encoding MotA/TolQ/ExbB proton channel family protein translates to MLNKYFFTNSYRSAITKFLATLSNQSDIKYIEDSCTPFTKGIAKTIPIILIKLIRSYNQGRHLISPETIVSNAVTHEVNRLQKWMAVLATTANISPLLGLLGTVWGIMGSFLNISQSGNATIATVAPGIAEALMTTIAGLCVAIPAMAGHNFLSTGINACLDSLEKIGEFSIKLFTNGGNE
- a CDS encoding biopolymer transporter ExbD, with product MIPRMPIKADVSFVNLIDVTLVLLIIFMITAPAMHQFLDVELPAGKASKANISEGIVVSITKDGTVFIDREKTKTQNFRNSFSEIWKKRSGEPVFINADREVPYGSVIDILGYVKEVGGENVGLVVEEPKKSAEK